A section of the Hirschia baltica ATCC 49814 genome encodes:
- a CDS encoding SDR family NAD(P)-dependent oxidoreductase, which produces MPPDGSGTSNGPDPLAFSGFQTLKENYTAIIIGASGGIGHACVQAIADDPRCSKVYALSRSPTTFNHSKIITGILDLQDEDSITTAFDKIASTTPDNLTFDLVFVATGFLHDDVIAPEKSWKQLTALSFEKAFAINTIGPALIAKHALPRMSKSSKTIFAALSARVSSIDDNRLGGWHAYRASKAALNMLIKNFAIEAKRKLPKAVIVGLHPGTVDTALSHPFQANVPNKQLFTPEISAAHLLNVADNLHADDSGNLFAWDGKRIQS; this is translated from the coding sequence ATGCCCCCTGATGGGTCTGGTACCAGCAATGGGCCAGACCCTTTGGCATTTTCAGGGTTTCAAACTCTAAAAGAAAATTACACAGCAATCATTATTGGTGCCAGTGGTGGCATTGGTCACGCCTGTGTGCAAGCCATTGCAGATGATCCTCGATGCAGCAAAGTCTACGCGCTATCTCGATCTCCAACGACATTTAATCATAGCAAAATCATCACCGGAATTTTGGATCTTCAGGATGAAGACTCCATCACAACCGCTTTTGATAAAATAGCTTCCACCACGCCTGATAATCTAACTTTTGACCTTGTTTTTGTCGCAACAGGCTTTCTTCATGATGACGTTATTGCGCCAGAAAAAAGCTGGAAACAGTTGACCGCTTTGAGCTTTGAAAAAGCTTTTGCAATCAATACGATTGGTCCAGCCTTGATTGCTAAACACGCTCTGCCGCGAATGTCTAAATCCTCTAAAACAATCTTTGCAGCTCTCTCAGCGCGTGTTTCATCGATTGATGATAACCGGTTAGGTGGCTGGCATGCCTATCGTGCCTCCAAGGCTGCGCTCAATATGCTCATCAAAAATTTTGCAATTGAAGCGAAACGCAAATTGCCAAAAGCAGTGATAGTCGGCCTGCATCCGGGCACTGTGGACACAGCCCTCTCTCATCCTTTTCAAGCAAATGTTCCAAACAAACAATTATTCACACCGGAAATCAGTGCCGCTCATTTGCTCAATGTTGCTGATAATCTGCACGCTGACGATAGCGGAAACCTATTCGCTTGGGATGGAAAACGCATACAAAGCTGA
- a CDS encoding methyl-accepting chemotaxis protein, producing the protein MTEVKQVQQDNFSSNLEPDKETNLLRDFAKEGTGVAHGIVDVSCSVRELSFLLEGQEALLVKVRSEMSDLETANAAIVTSAAASQNVADATNQALSQSLNDFREALSCIDTLAGAVSESQVLVSSLKQELDKVSNVAQTIEAIAGQTNLLALNATIEAARAGEAGRGFAVVAAEVKALAAQTENATKQISSTVDELGSKSDQLFDGGLKSSKLAEQASQATRAINATLDKTENSVGQMVGEITQILGAATHIEELSQQLGGNVSNFAKGFEKSSENLRGAEKQLQGLRGMGEGLMAVTARTGIETVDTKFRENTIFLADQASKLLSEAAARGEFDVDESISPDYKLVPNSSPEQFLTPYNEIFDRILHPLLDGALDFDSKVVFCCCLDKKAYLATHNSKFSKPQGDDPVWNNANCRNRRFFVDTVGKRAGANTLPVLSQCYERDMGGGKFTPMVDVSAPIFIQGKHWGGLRFAYAL; encoded by the coding sequence ATGACTGAAGTGAAGCAAGTTCAACAAGATAATTTTTCTTCGAATTTGGAACCAGATAAAGAGACAAACCTTCTTAGAGATTTTGCGAAAGAGGGGACAGGAGTTGCTCACGGCATAGTTGATGTTTCATGCAGTGTCAGGGAATTAAGCTTTTTGCTTGAAGGGCAGGAAGCTTTGCTTGTTAAAGTGCGTTCGGAGATGAGCGATCTGGAAACAGCCAATGCTGCTATCGTGACGAGCGCGGCAGCCTCTCAAAATGTTGCTGATGCGACAAATCAAGCTTTATCACAATCCTTAAATGATTTTCGCGAAGCGTTATCTTGTATTGATACATTGGCGGGGGCAGTGTCTGAAAGTCAGGTTCTCGTATCGTCGTTGAAACAAGAATTAGATAAAGTATCCAATGTCGCACAAACTATTGAGGCGATTGCCGGTCAGACAAATTTGCTGGCGCTGAATGCGACGATTGAAGCAGCGAGAGCAGGTGAAGCTGGCCGTGGGTTCGCTGTTGTTGCCGCTGAAGTTAAAGCTCTGGCTGCCCAGACAGAAAATGCCACAAAGCAGATATCATCAACAGTCGATGAGTTAGGAAGCAAATCCGATCAGCTTTTTGATGGTGGGCTTAAAAGCTCCAAACTAGCGGAGCAAGCTTCGCAAGCAACACGCGCGATCAATGCGACATTGGACAAAACCGAAAATTCGGTTGGTCAGATGGTTGGAGAAATCACTCAAATACTGGGGGCAGCAACTCATATAGAAGAGCTTAGCCAGCAATTAGGCGGGAATGTCAGTAATTTTGCAAAAGGGTTTGAAAAATCCAGCGAAAACCTGCGCGGCGCTGAAAAGCAGCTTCAGGGTTTAAGAGGTATGGGTGAAGGATTGATGGCTGTAACTGCCCGAACTGGCATTGAAACCGTAGATACCAAATTTCGAGAAAATACCATTTTCCTAGCAGATCAAGCGTCTAAGTTATTATCTGAGGCTGCAGCACGCGGTGAGTTTGATGTCGATGAGAGTATTTCGCCAGATTACAAATTAGTCCCAAACTCATCCCCAGAGCAATTCCTGACTCCTTATAACGAAATATTCGACCGGATTCTGCATCCACTTCTTGATGGTGCATTGGATTTTGATTCAAAAGTCGTATTCTGTTGCTGTCTTGATAAAAAAGCATACCTAGCGACACACAATTCAAAATTTTCCAAACCACAAGGCGATGACCCAGTTTGGAATAATGCCAATTGTCGAAACCGACGCTTTTTCGTGGATACAGTCGGGAAAAGAGCTGGAGCAAACACATTGCCGGTCTTAAGCCAATGTTATGAACGGGATATGGGCGGCGGAAAATTTACACCCATGGTGGATGTGTCAGCCCCAATATTTATTCAGGGTAAACACTGGGGAGGCTTGCGCTTCGCATATGCGCTCTAA
- a CDS encoding RluA family pseudouridine synthase produces MTDINDFSSDNSPNSDTTQSIVIVAPAEFAGERLDKWLPIAAPELSRSRAKAIIEKGDVLLDDTAITSPKHKVIADGRYVILMPPPLDAEPLPEDIPLDVLFEDEHLIILNKPAGLVVHPAPGSTSGTLVNALLHHCAGQLPGIGGVARPGIVHRLDKDTSGVMVAAKTEFAHTGLSSLFQAHFMERAYLAVTRGAPRPLLGKIETRIARSTTDRKKMAVVRESRLSASAEWHGESEEDYEQKGKHAITNYKVLEQFGRIDATSGLPAATLTECRLETGRTHQIRVHMAHIGAPLLGDQTYGRYRGLKAHGSGPAFETATHACKEFKRQALHAAILGFEHPVTGENLRFEVEPPEDMLNLLAALRNLPT; encoded by the coding sequence ATGACAGATATAAACGACTTCTCTTCAGACAATTCACCTAACTCAGACACGACACAATCCATTGTGATCGTCGCCCCCGCAGAATTTGCTGGTGAACGACTGGATAAATGGCTGCCTATCGCCGCGCCAGAATTGTCGCGCTCTCGTGCTAAAGCTATCATCGAAAAAGGTGATGTTTTGCTAGATGATACAGCGATCACTAGTCCAAAGCACAAAGTGATAGCTGATGGTCGTTATGTCATTTTGATGCCGCCACCCCTAGATGCAGAACCGCTTCCAGAAGATATTCCATTGGATGTGCTATTTGAAGACGAGCATCTGATCATCCTCAACAAGCCAGCGGGACTTGTCGTTCACCCTGCGCCCGGCTCGACGTCTGGCACGCTCGTCAATGCATTATTGCACCATTGCGCAGGTCAATTGCCTGGTATTGGCGGCGTTGCCCGCCCCGGAATTGTCCACCGATTGGATAAGGACACATCCGGTGTGATGGTGGCAGCAAAAACAGAATTTGCGCACACAGGCCTATCCTCACTTTTCCAAGCTCACTTTATGGAACGTGCCTATCTTGCGGTGACACGCGGTGCACCCCGCCCTCTTTTGGGAAAAATTGAAACCCGCATCGCTCGCTCAACAACTGACCGAAAGAAGATGGCTGTTGTTCGCGAATCTCGCCTGTCTGCGTCTGCTGAATGGCATGGCGAATCTGAAGAGGATTACGAACAGAAGGGTAAGCACGCCATTACCAATTACAAAGTGCTGGAACAGTTTGGGAGAATAGACGCCACATCCGGCTTGCCAGCTGCCACCCTTACAGAATGCCGATTGGAAACAGGACGCACCCACCAAATTCGCGTTCACATGGCGCATATTGGTGCCCCTCTTTTGGGTGATCAGACCTATGGACGTTATCGCGGTTTGAAAGCGCACGGGTCCGGCCCCGCATTTGAAACAGCAACACATGCTTGTAAAGAATTTAAACGCCAAGCATTGCACGCGGCGATTTTAGGGTTTGAGCACCCAGTAACAGGGGAAAACCTTCGCTTTGAAGTGGAACCACCTGAAGACATGCTAAATCTGTTAGCAGCGCTTAGAAACCTGCCGACCTAG
- the rpoH gene encoding RNA polymerase sigma factor RpoH, translated as MAQLSTSIALSPEQGLSRYLTEIRKYPLLEKDQEFMLANRWRDHEDPEAAEKMVTSHLRLVAKIAMGYRGYGLPIGEVISEGNVGLMQAVKKFDPDKGFRLATYAMWWIRASIQEYILRSWSLVKLGTTAAQKKLFFNLRRLKGEIQALEEGDLRPENVAEIATRLNVSETEVISMNRRMTGGDASLNAPIGGADGDGEWMDWLSDDNQQNQAEEYEQNDEFSTRMSLLETAMEGLNEREKHIIAERRLKDEPSTLEELSAVYNVSRERIRQIEVRAFEKLQKAMKEAAIEQGVA; from the coding sequence ATGGCACAGTTATCAACATCTATAGCGCTCTCACCCGAGCAAGGCTTGTCGCGCTATCTGACTGAAATTCGTAAATATCCTCTTCTGGAAAAAGATCAGGAATTCATGCTGGCTAATAGATGGCGCGACCATGAAGACCCTGAAGCTGCGGAAAAAATGGTGACATCTCACCTACGTCTCGTTGCAAAAATTGCGATGGGGTATCGCGGATACGGCCTCCCTATCGGTGAAGTTATCTCTGAAGGCAATGTTGGCCTTATGCAGGCTGTCAAAAAATTTGACCCTGATAAAGGCTTCAGACTTGCCACATATGCAATGTGGTGGATTCGTGCATCTATCCAAGAATACATTTTGCGCTCATGGAGCCTTGTAAAACTTGGTACAACAGCGGCACAGAAAAAACTATTCTTCAACTTGCGTCGCCTCAAAGGTGAAATCCAAGCGTTGGAAGAAGGTGATCTTCGCCCTGAAAACGTTGCAGAAATCGCGACACGTCTAAATGTGAGCGAAACTGAAGTGATTTCCATGAACCGCCGTATGACAGGTGGTGATGCATCCTTGAATGCCCCTATCGGTGGAGCCGATGGTGATGGCGAATGGATGGACTGGCTATCAGATGACAATCAACAAAATCAGGCTGAAGAATATGAGCAGAATGATGAATTTTCGACGCGCATGTCATTGCTAGAAACAGCGATGGAAGGCTTAAACGAAAGAGAAAAACACATCATTGCAGAACGTCGCCTGAAAGATGAACCTTCAACGCTGGAAGAGCTTTCTGCGGTATATAATGTGTCTCGTGAGCGTATTCGTCAGATCGAAGTGCGTGCTTTTGAAAAACTGCAAAAAGCAATGAAGGAAGCTGCAATAGAACAAGGCGTTGCATAA